One part of the Lachnospiraceae bacterium JLR.KK002 genome encodes these proteins:
- a CDS encoding aminotransferase, whose translation MQSYQEMSREELLKEKASLESAYRKYAKSGLKLDMSRGKPSAEQLDLSMEMMNVLNSDTDLTCEDGTDCRNYGVLDGIQEAKVLLGDMIECHPDNIIIYGNSSLNIMYDTVSRSMTHGVMGNTPWCKLDKVKFLCPVPGYDRHFTITEYFGIEMINVPMLPTGPDMDMVEDLVSKDDAIKAIWCVPKYSNPQGITYSDETVRRFARLKPAAKDFRIYWDNAYGVHHLYDIDQDNLVEILAECKRAGNPDMVYKFCSTSKISFPGSGVAAIAASANNLVEIREQMRVATIGHDKVNQLRHVRFFKDIYGMTEHMRKHADILRPKFEMIIDTFERELKGRDAGTWIAPKGGYFIAFEALEGCAKAIVAKAKKAGVTMTPAGAPYPCGKDPHDATIRIAPTYPTLEDLKIATDIFVICVKLVTIEKMLEKGSQAS comes from the coding sequence ATGCAGTCATATCAGGAAATGAGCAGAGAAGAATTGTTAAAGGAAAAAGCGTCTTTGGAATCAGCTTACCGCAAATATGCCAAGAGCGGACTGAAGCTGGATATGTCCAGAGGGAAACCTTCCGCAGAGCAGTTGGATTTGTCCATGGAAATGATGAATGTATTAAACAGCGATACGGACCTGACCTGTGAAGACGGTACGGACTGCCGGAATTACGGGGTACTGGACGGAATTCAGGAAGCAAAAGTGCTTCTGGGCGACATGATTGAATGCCATCCCGATAATATTATTATTTACGGAAATTCCAGCCTGAATATTATGTATGATACGGTTTCACGCTCCATGACCCACGGTGTGATGGGAAATACCCCCTGGTGCAAGCTGGATAAGGTGAAATTTCTGTGTCCGGTGCCGGGATATGACAGGCACTTTACCATAACGGAATATTTTGGCATCGAAATGATTAATGTACCCATGCTTCCCACCGGGCCCGATATGGACATGGTGGAAGACCTTGTGAGTAAAGATGACGCCATTAAGGCAATCTGGTGTGTGCCGAAATACTCAAATCCTCAGGGAATCACCTATTCCGATGAGACAGTACGGCGCTTTGCAAGGCTGAAACCTGCGGCAAAAGATTTTCGTATTTACTGGGATAATGCTTACGGCGTTCATCATCTGTATGATATTGACCAGGATAATCTGGTGGAAATTCTGGCAGAATGTAAACGGGCCGGCAATCCGGATATGGTGTATAAGTTCTGCTCCACTTCCAAAATCAGTTTTCCTGGCTCCGGTGTGGCGGCAATCGCCGCTTCGGCCAATAATCTGGTGGAAATCCGGGAACAGATGCGTGTGGCAACTATCGGCCATGATAAGGTAAATCAGCTCCGTCATGTGAGATTTTTCAAGGATATTTACGGTATGACCGAGCATATGAGAAAACATGCGGATATTCTGCGTCCCAAATTTGAGATGATTATCGACACCTTTGAGCGGGAATTGAAAGGTCGTGATGCAGGGACCTGGATTGCACCCAAAGGAGGCTATTTTATTGCATTTGAGGCGCTGGAGGGCTGTGCAAAAGCCATTGTGGCAAAAGCAAAAAAAGCCGGTGTGACCATGACACCTGCAGGGGCTCCCTATCCCTGTGGAAAGGATCCCCATGACGCCACAATCCGTATTGCGCCTACGTATCCCACGCTGGAAGATCTGAAAATTGCCACAGATATTTTTGTCATCTGTGTGAAACTGGTAACAATTGAGAAAATGCTGGAAAAGGGCTCCCAGGCGTCCTGA
- a CDS encoding replication-associated recombination protein A, with amino-acid sequence MDLFDYMREQNQEKEAPLASRLRPVRLEEVAGQQHIIGKDKLLYRAIQADKLSSVIFYGPPGTGKTTLAKVIANTTSAEFTQINATSAGKKDMEEVVKQAKDSQGMYGKKTILFIDEIHRFNKSQQDYLLPFVEDGTVILIGATTENPYFEVNGALLSRSIIFELKPLEKEDIRKILQRAVTDKEKGMGSYQAVLEEDALEFLADVANGDARAALTAIELGILTTPRGEDGKIHITLETASECIQKRVVQYDKSGDNHYDTISAFIKSMRGSDPDAAVYYLARMLYAGEDIKFIARRIMICASEDVGNADPNALTVAVSAAQAVERVGMPEAQLILSQAVTYVASAPKSNASCLAIDRAMEAVKSTRTAPVPVHLKDSHYKGAGKLGHGQGYLYAHDFPDHYVEQQYLPDGLTEARFYEPTENGYEKQIKSWLTSLRCADRCKLMKENTLQSEKNGA; translated from the coding sequence ATGGACTTATTCGATTATATGAGAGAGCAGAACCAGGAGAAAGAAGCTCCCCTTGCAAGCCGTCTGCGGCCCGTCAGATTAGAGGAAGTGGCGGGCCAGCAGCATATTATAGGAAAAGACAAACTGCTGTACCGGGCCATACAGGCAGACAAGCTCAGCTCCGTAATTTTTTACGGGCCTCCGGGAACCGGCAAAACCACGCTGGCAAAAGTCATTGCCAATACTACCAGTGCGGAATTTACCCAGATAAATGCTACTTCTGCCGGGAAGAAAGACATGGAGGAAGTGGTAAAACAGGCAAAGGACAGTCAGGGCATGTATGGGAAAAAGACCATACTGTTTATTGATGAAATCCACCGCTTCAACAAATCCCAGCAGGATTATCTCCTGCCCTTTGTGGAGGACGGTACGGTCATCCTGATTGGAGCCACCACGGAGAATCCTTATTTTGAAGTGAACGGGGCGCTGCTGTCCCGCTCCATTATTTTTGAACTGAAGCCTCTGGAAAAAGAAGACATCAGAAAGATTCTTCAGAGGGCGGTGACCGATAAGGAAAAAGGTATGGGAAGTTATCAGGCAGTACTGGAAGAAGATGCGCTGGAATTTCTGGCAGATGTGGCGAACGGAGACGCCAGAGCGGCATTGACTGCCATTGAACTGGGGATTCTCACCACCCCCAGAGGAGAGGACGGAAAAATTCACATCACTCTGGAGACAGCATCTGAATGTATTCAGAAACGGGTGGTGCAGTACGATAAGTCAGGAGATAACCATTACGATACCATTTCTGCCTTCATTAAAAGTATGCGGGGCTCCGACCCGGATGCGGCTGTTTATTATCTGGCCAGAATGCTCTATGCGGGAGAAGATATTAAATTTATTGCCAGGCGTATTATGATATGCGCCTCCGAGGATGTGGGAAATGCGGATCCCAACGCACTGACCGTTGCAGTCAGCGCCGCCCAGGCAGTGGAGCGGGTGGGAATGCCGGAAGCTCAGCTCATCCTTTCTCAGGCAGTGACCTATGTGGCCAGCGCTCCTAAAAGCAATGCCTCCTGTCTGGCGATTGACCGTGCCATGGAAGCTGTGAAAAGCACCAGGACAGCTCCGGTTCCGGTACATCTTAAGGATTCCCATTACAAAGGCGCGGGAAAGCTGGGCCATGGACAGGGCTATCTCTATGCCCATGATTTTCCCGACCACTATGTAGAGCAGCAGTATCTGCCGGACGGTCTGACAGAAGCCCGTTTTTACGAGCCCACAGAAAATGGATATGAAAAGCAAATCAAATCCTGGCTGACAAGTCTCCGCTGTGCGGACAGATGTAAATTGATGAAAGAAAATACTTTACAATCTGAGAAGAATGGTGCATAA
- a CDS encoding polysaccharide deacetylase family protein yields MSGRNIWKNIRNNWKKLHFREKCLRFDLFCLGVILLFVVCGIGRGKAVRETWRQMTGSRQQNQYQNYNQKESDSLKNQGDTGASEGEVPQEQPEQEGTEKKKIALTFDDGPHPQYTPEMLAALKERNVKATFFLLGEEVEKYPEIVKQIQEEGHLIGNHSYKHEQLSKLPMEQACSQVTRTNELIYAITGVYPSYLRPPFGDWHEKLDCEVNMVEVLWDVDTLDWSIQNHGKIVNRAMKNLHENDIILMHDGYETSVTAAMEIIDTLQNQGYEFVTVDELIFE; encoded by the coding sequence ATGAGCGGAAGAAATATCTGGAAAAATATCCGGAACAACTGGAAAAAGCTGCATTTCCGGGAAAAATGCCTCAGATTTGACCTGTTCTGTCTTGGGGTAATCCTGCTGTTTGTGGTATGCGGAATCGGCAGAGGGAAGGCAGTGCGGGAAACATGGCGGCAGATGACCGGGAGCCGGCAGCAGAATCAGTATCAGAATTATAATCAGAAAGAATCTGATTCCCTGAAAAATCAGGGAGACACCGGAGCGTCTGAAGGAGAAGTGCCGCAGGAACAGCCGGAGCAGGAAGGAACAGAAAAGAAAAAGATAGCCCTTACCTTTGACGACGGGCCCCATCCTCAATATACGCCGGAAATGCTGGCGGCATTAAAAGAAAGAAACGTGAAAGCCACATTTTTCCTGCTGGGGGAGGAAGTGGAGAAGTATCCGGAAATTGTAAAACAGATTCAGGAAGAAGGCCATCTGATTGGCAACCATTCCTATAAGCATGAACAGCTGAGCAAGCTGCCCATGGAGCAGGCATGTAGCCAGGTGACCCGGACCAACGAGCTGATTTATGCAATTACAGGAGTGTATCCTTCTTATCTGCGACCGCCTTTCGGAGACTGGCATGAGAAGCTGGACTGCGAGGTGAATATGGTGGAAGTGCTCTGGGATGTGGACACTCTGGACTGGTCCATTCAGAATCACGGTAAGATTGTGAACCGGGCCATGAAAAATCTCCATGAAAATGATATTATACTCATGCACGACGGATATGAAACCTCCGTAACCGCCGCCATGGAAATCATAGATACCCTGCAGAACCAGGGGTATGAATTTGTGACAGTGGATGAACTTATATTCGAATGA